A single window of Aspergillus oryzae RIB40 DNA, chromosome 8 DNA harbors:
- a CDS encoding uncharacterized protein (predicted protein), which yields MDEIEAFSNYLTKSVNRRLLTVLSRVLELPDDYLWDNVQSHGSPTGEGYFRHALFRPVQKQTQEASKGLRMHGHTDFGLTTLLFSVPISCLQIWGRDEQWYYVPYKPGALVINIGDTLEIVSGGHFKATRHRVFRPPADQLHEERLSLVLFNSSIGDLRMAPAHDSKLIQREGCVEEQGVYKEFKKLTSQGKLVPTNRQWREIQIATCTDPTDTVNNRVGAHQVLIDGKVMHQREYMGVKVVLPVIFDFQLLVFILSLLDS from the exons ATGGACGAAATCGAGGCTTTCAGCAATTACCTCACTAAGTCCGTGAACCGACGACTTCTGACGGTCTTGTCACGGGTCCTAGAATTACCAGACGACTATCTCTGGGACAATGTACAATCCCACGGCAGCCCAACCGGCGAAGGCTACTTCCGCCATGCGCTCTTCCGACCCGTCCAGAAGCAAACACAAGAAGCATCCAAGGGCCTTCGCATGCACGGCCACACAGACTTTGGTCTGACAACACTGCTGTTCTCTGTCCCCATCTCGTGTCTCCAGATCTGGGGCCGCGACGAACAATGGTACTACGTGCCCTACAAGCCTGGTGCGCTTGTTATTAACATTGGTGATACATTGGAGATTGTCTCGGGTGGACATTTCAAGGCAACTCGTCACCGTGTCTTCAGGCCGCCTGCCGATCAGTTGCACGAGGAGCGGCTTTCGCTGGTGCTGTTTAATAGTTCCATTGGTGATTTGCGTATGGCTCCTGCGCATG ACTCGAAACTTATTCAACGAGAGGGCTGTGTCGAGGAGCAGGGAGTTTATAAGgagttcaagaagctcaCGTCGCAGGGCAAGCTTGTGCCTACCAACCGTCAATGGCGCGAGATCCAAATTGCGACGTGTACAGACCCAACAGATACCGTCAATAACAGAGTGGGTGCTCATCAAGtgctcatcgatggcaaggTCATGCATCAGCGGGAGTACATGGGGGTCAAAGTTGTCCTGCCT GTCATATTTGATTTTCAGCTTTTGGTATTCATTTTGAGTCTTCTTGATTCTTGA
- a CDS encoding uncharacterized protein (predicted protein) — protein MHFKAYILAAIATASTALAHMEMIRPFPLKSQFDPNNDWSNIDYDNTSPLEPSGSNFPCRGHHKTTSWRTVANYTAGQADYMKLAPGNNHHGGSCQISLSYDNGETFRVIESYMGGCPLKLEWDFEIPSFAPSGKALFAWSWFNIEGNREMYMNCAQVEIEGGSDSAQFDQLPEIFTANVGNGCRTVEGDAPFPKCGGNAE, from the exons ATGCATTTCAAAGCCTACATCCTCGCTGCAATCGCAACCGCCAGCACAGCTCTGGCCCATATGGAAATGATCCGccctttccctttgaagAGTCAATTCGATCCCAACAATGACTGGTCTAACATCGACTACGACAACACCTCCCCTCTTGAACCAAGTG GATCCAACTTCCCCTGCAGAGGCCACCACAAGACCACCAGCTGGCGCACAGTGGCCAACTACACCGCAGGCCAAGCCGACTACATGAAGCTTGCACCAGGAAACAACCACCACGGAGGCTCATGCCAGATCTCGCTCAGTTATGATAACGGCGAGACCTTCCGCGTGATCGAGTCGTACATGGGCGGCTGCCCGCTCAAGCTTGAATGGGACTTCGAGATCCCCTCTTTTGCGCCTAGCGGCAAGGCGCTGTTCGCCTGGAGCTGGTTTAACATCGAGGGAAACCGTGAGATGTATATGAACTGTGCTCAAGTTGAGATCGAGGGCGGTTCCGATTCGGCCCAGTTCGATCAATTGCCTGAGATTTTCACCGCGAATGTTGGAAATGGATGTAGAACTGTGGAGG GTGATGCTCCTTTCCCTAAGTGTGGTGGCAATGCGGAATGA
- a CDS encoding uncharacterized protein (dehydrogenases with different specificities (related to short-chain alcohol dehydrogenases)), with translation MAAFIGANLNPCNYIGGVSFNPERDIPDLSGKVALVTGGNAGLGKETILQLAKHRPQRIYLAARSETKAQAAISSLKGSLSNNVEITWLPLDLMSIKSIQTAAQTFNAESSRLDILILNAGVMSLPPGETEMGHEIQLGTNHTGHFLLTKLLLPTLLKTAEEPNSDVRVVSLSSIGHNLAPSFETILDQDRLKKVNTNTRYGASKAANILFAAELARRYPSITSVSVHPGIILTDLYSSVSDRSALAALGSKTLGLFGTQVPQGAYNELWAAAGAKKHDLVNGSYYIPVGHLKPYNQYARSEDMGRRLWDWTESELRKFNALP, from the exons ATGGCAGCATTCATAGGAGCAAATCTGAATCCTTGCAATTATATTGGAGGTGTGAGCTTCAATCCTGAACGAGACATCCCGGATCTATCTGGAAAGGTAGCGTTGGTGACCGGAG GAAATGCTGGACTGGGCAAAGAAACCATCCTGCAGTTGGCCAAACATCGACCGCAAAGGATATATCTTGCTGCACGGTCGGAGACGAAAGCACAGGCGGCCATCAGCTCTCTAAAAGGATCGCTATCTAATAATGTTGAGATCACTTGGCTCCCTCTGGACTTGATGTCCATTAAATCAATTCAGACTGCGGCACAGACATTCAATGCAGAATCATCACGGCTCGACATCTTGATACTCAATGCTGGTGTAATGTCGCTTCCGCCAGGAGAAACCGAGATGGGCCACGAGATCCAACTGGGTACCAACCATACCGGTCATTTTCTCCTCACaaagctgttgctgcccACATTACTCAAGACAGCAGAAGAGCCCAATTCAGATGTGCGGGTCGTGTCACTCTCATCCATCGGACATAATCTGGCTCCGTCATTCGAGACCATCCTGGATCAGGACCGGTTGAAGAAGGTGAACACTAATACTCGATATGGTGCCTCAAAGGCAGCAAATATTCTATTCGCAGCTGAGCTTGCAAGGCGATATCCTTCAATTACGTCTGTTTCCGTCCATCCCGGGATTATTCTTACGGATCTATATAGCTCGGTGAGTGATCGTTCTGCCCTCGCTGCGTTAGGCTCAAAGACACTGGGCCTTTTCGGGACACAGGTCCCTCAGGGGGCCTATAATGAACTTTGGGCCGCTGCTGGTGCGAAAAAGCATGACCTCGTCAATGGAAGCTATTATATTCCTGTGGGACACTTGAAGCCATATAACCAGTATGCCAGAAGCGAGGACATGGGAAGACGTTTGTGGGACTGGACCGAATCCGAATTACGCAAGTTCAATGCTTTGCCCTGA
- a CDS encoding uncharacterized protein (predicted protein), with amino-acid sequence MIDDPSVASINLSNEVADVLLGWIRTTPPGAKFENGLELIGLNVSNDQTMVNNWNHSRSKAANVSVVMDLVEFLINPNVLSNVTCSIITTYSEQKKCYIAKMPELSVKLNIVFEGIVDVVTGDRIRANVAITRARACLIVVANGRILDNDRLILVHWQYLLNNDLIVDCPGELPTVDSNVEKEKKSAGPTNL; translated from the exons ATGATAGACGACCCCAGCGTGGCGTCTATTAACCTCAGTAATGAGGTGGCAGATGTACTCCTAGGATGGATTAGGACTACACCACCAGGTGCTAAGTTTGAGAATGGATTAGAGCTAATTGGTCTAAACGTCTCAAATGACCAGACGATGGTCAATAACTGGAATCATTCCAGATCAAAAGCTGCGAATGTTTCCGTGGTCATGGACCTCGTTGAGTTCCTCATTAATCCCAACGTACTCTCCAACGTGACCTGCTCGATAATTACGACTTACTctgagcagaagaagtgctACATCGCCAAGATGCCGGAGCTTTCTGTGAAGCTGAACATTGTTTTTGAAGGTATAGTTGATGTTGTCACCGGGGATAGGAT TCGAGCAAATGTCGCTATAACCAGAGCCCGCGCTTGTTTGATCGTTGTCGCGAATGGCCGCATTCTCGACAACGACCGACTCATTCTCGTCCATTGGCAGTATCTATTAAATAACGACCTCATTGTTGATTGTCCCGGAGAGCTGCCCACCGTGGATAGCAAcgttgagaaggagaaaaaatCGGCGGGGCCCACAAATTTGTGA
- a CDS encoding uncharacterized protein (permease of the major facilitator superfamily), with protein sequence MATAMDTKKGPLSVHSDDNISAAEGQVDIPDAAYRRMPESLRNLSEDELNTLNKKIVRKVDFLNLAAAKLQGIMEDLNMTTQQFATAVSILFVGYLPFQIPSNLIITKISRPGMYICVAVVIWGCISAATAAVKTYGQLLAVRAILGVAEAVFFPGAIYYLSAWYTKKELGKRIAGLYIAQQVGNAFGGLFAAAILQLDGAHNIAGWEWLFIIEGSATVGIGVVCACIMPEFPHNSRILSQIERDLAVWRIESEAGAAEGTENESVLRGFTKALSDPKLLLLIFANMLSQTQGSIANYFPTLVASLNFNNTVSLLLTAPPYILAGAVYYVLMYYSDRKNTVYPIIQLCVAIAIVMYIIPMATLNVGARYFSMVILPFASVGPQLLLYKTINLHLARPVSKRAAASALVNAIGGTSNIWASYLYYEPPHFYAAFGTLMASAVLLAVTMTVYRWLVLRENKRLDSGDPEEIAKVVRGGVTEEMVQLNWRYEMY encoded by the exons ATGGCTACAGCCATGGACACCAAAAAAGGGCCTCTGTCGGTTCATAGCGATGACAATATCTCCGCTGCAGAAGGGCAAGTCGATATCCCTGACGCAGCATATCGCCGGATGCCAGAGAGCCTTCGCAACCTCAGTGAGGATGAACTCAATACCCTCAACAAGAAAATTGTCCGAAAGGTTGACTTCCTT AATCTAGCGGCAGCCAAGCTACAGGGGATCATGGAAGACCTAAACATGACCACCCAACAGTTTGCCACTGCAGTttccatcctcttcgtcggcTACTTGCCCTTCCAGATTCCGAGCAACCTCATCATAACCAAGATCTCCCGGCCGGGGATGTACATCTGTGTTGCTGTCGTGATCTGGGGCTGCATATCCGCGGCAACAGCAGCCGTCAAGACGTACGGTCAGCTGCTTGCTGTACGAGCTATTCTTGGAGTGGCCGAGGCAGTCTTCTTCCCCGGCGCGATCTACTACCTCTCTGCCTGGTACACGAAGAAGGAACTCGGGAAGAGGATTGCAGGTCTCTACATCGCACAGCAAGTGGGCAATGCCTTCGGCGGGCTGTTCGCAGCAgccatcctccagctcgaTGGTGCGCACAACATCGCCGGCTGGGAAtggctcttcatcatcgagggCAGCGCAACAGTCGGCATCGGGGTGGTATGCGCTTGCATCATGCCTGAATTCCCACACAACAGCCGCATCCTATCCCAGATTGAACGTGACCTCGCCGTATGGCGTATCGAGTCAGAGGCCGGCGCTGCAGAAGGCACAGAGAACGAAAGTGTACTACGTGGCTTCACGAAAGCCCTCTCAGACCCCAAACTATTGCTCCTCATCTTCGCAAACATGCTCTCCCAAACACAAGGCTCTATCGCCAATTACTTCCCCACTCTCGTCGCGTCACTCAACTTCAACAACACCGTCAGTCTACTCCTCACAGCACCGCCCTACATCCTCGCCGGTGCAGTCTACTACGTCCTCATGTACTACTCCGATCGCAAGAACACCGTGTACCCAATCATCCAACTCTGCGTCGCCATCGCAATTGTCATGTACATTATCCCCATGGCAACACTCAATGTGGGTGCCCGCTACTTCTCCATGGTCATTTTACCCTTTGCGTCAGTCGGCCCCCAACTCCTTCTCTACAAGACTATCAATCTGCACCTGGCACGGCCAGTGTCCAAGCgtgctgctgcttctgctctgGTGAATGCTATCGGCGGAACGTCTAATATCTGGGCGTCGTATCTATACTACGAGCCGCCGCATTTCTATGCTGCTTTCGGGACGTTGATGGCGAGTGCTGTTTTGCTGGCAGTCACCATGACGGTTTACAGGTGGTTGGTCTTGCGGGAGAATAAACGGTTGGATTCGGGTGATCCGGAGGAGATTGCGAAGGTTGTTCGTGGCGGTGTtacggaggagatggtgcAGCTTAATTGGCGTTATGAAATGTATTGA
- a CDS encoding HpcH/HpaI aldolase family protein (2,4-dihydroxyhept-2-ene-1,7-dioic acid aldolase) — translation MAIPSVRMAQIVALTGVDGIIIDCEHGHISDDSMHNSVSAISALGVSPIIRIRGPAHDIIKRALDTGAHGIMVPQINNAEEAQQIVASSKFPPQGVRGQGSAFPAIGHGLTTPEYMISANETILTMIQIETREGVENVDAICAVPGVDLVFIGPNDLAQSLLGYVPARGDEPEFVAAVDKIIAAARKHGKWAGRMVNNGTMAKEARERYDTVAITGDTKAIQNWYIAEFEVARS, via the coding sequence ATGGCCATTCCCTCAGTCCGCATGGCCCAGATCGTTGCATTGACAGGTGTCGACGGTATCATCATCGACTGCGAGCACGGCCACATTAGCGACGACTCCATGCACAACTCCGTCTCTGCCATTTCGGCGCTGGGAGTATCGCCCATTATTCGCATTCGCGGCCCTGCCCACGACATTATAAAGCGCGCTCTAGACACAGGTGCCCACGGCATCATGGTCCCACAGATCAACAACGCCGAAGAAGCACAACAGATCGTCGCCTCCTCCAAGTTCCCTCCACAGGGTGTTCGTGGCCAAGGTTCAGCCTTCCCGGCTATCGGCCATGGTCTCACCACCCCGGAATATATGATCTCCGCCAACGAGACAATCTTGACTATGATCCAAATAGAGACGCGCGAGGGTGTCGAGAACGTCGATGCCATCTGCGCTGTGCCCGGAGTGGACCTCGTCTTCATTGGTCCTAATGATCTTGCGCAGTCACTTCTTGGATATGTGCCTGCCCGTGGAGATGAGCCGGAGTTTGTCGCTGCTGTCGATAAGATTATTGCGGCGGCGCGGAAGCATGGAAAGTGGGCTGGCCGGATGGTAAATAATGGTACCATGGCCAAGGAGGCCAGAGAGAGATATGACACGGTCGCGATTACTGGTGATACTAAGGCGATCCAGAATTGGTATATTGCGGAGTTTGAGGTCGCTCGGTCGTGA
- a CDS encoding uncharacterized protein (translation initiation factor 5A (eIF-5A)), producing the protein MSDDEQHDQTFEQHQQHASPTYAALVSTLTKGAHVIIRGRPCKILEISKIGTNIHLVARDIFTDRILSDDIESTQSVEIPHVYRNEYMLVNIDEGFLNLTNQDGTMKDNVKVPGGGLGQQIEQDFEAGTDLLIAVISAMGEEHAVSVREAPKGS; encoded by the exons ATGAGT GACGATGAGCAGCATGATCAAACCTTTGaacaacaccagcaacatGCCTCACCGACCTATGCAGCGCTGGTTTCGACCTTAACAAAAGGGGCCCATGTTATAATCCGTGGGAGGCCCTGTAAAATTCTCGAGATCAGCAAAATTGGAACCAATATCCATCTGGTCGCCCGAGACATTTTTACGGATAGAATTCTGTCGGACGATATCGAATCTACTCAGTCTGTGGAGATTCCGCATGTATACAGAAATGAATATATGTTG GTTAATATTGATGAGGGGTTCCTCAATCTCACGAACCAAGATGGGACGATGAAAGACAATGTAAAAGTCCCCGGTGGTGGGTTAGGACAACAGATTGAGCAAGATTTTGAAGCGGGAACCGACCTGC TCATTGCCGTTATCTCAGCGATGGGTGAAGAACATGCTGTAAGTGTGAGAGAAGCCCCCAAGGGTTCCTAA
- a CDS encoding fungal specific transcription factor domain-containing protein (predicted protein) has translation MKRKHPEYEQRRTNKRSLREPLASKQGGEGSRSQRHDVYLSSESSPDSQEGFHPQNSGDECELEVDGGFWNTPLPHEQHALFHRHDGESSTIRTSGPATAEGNRDQVVTGPSTQGPSLNGSDCMGRMVQDAIELERSLLLGTSFLKATYELDDQLQSAIITQPTAFDSTLAGCAYNQGSPGLSPTNDQGDWLPSPTQITQGCDLFFKHVSHFLPFLHQPTFDATRVPLHLLLSILSLGYQHGEDPECGDQTGSGASLSTRCFHQARALTVAEENKTDQPRQNTTLIQSYLLLQICAMMYLCGEDSARGLKMHSNMISLARAGALMKPMPTESSTTEDLEALWREFIKSESHKRTSFAVHQIDALWYQFLSIPRSISHLEVKHDLPCPEAQWTAPSAAEWAHRHLVARNPGPAVPYPDAVRRFLSSDASPDTIPTFDPYGAINIAQFLISSAREVSGWSTMTGMLSMDRLDALRSSLIALGPFIRPQPETPRAMHATATWETAMIELHLWSPAHTGGIVASSLNAVVTQSTSLAPSYEFLWEADTAKAIQPHVDWFLRYLDTTLEPDMEAPWVAVYAYKAFLIAWQLVRGGIPNAMLVAGIADGDVEGALGWARKVFRRRQRWQLGRLILTCLDGLGD, from the coding sequence atgaagaggaagcatcCGGAGTATGAGCAGAGAAGGACTAACAAACGATCGTTGCGTGAGCCGCTTGCGTCTAAGCAAGGGGGTGAGGGAAGCAGATCGCAGCGGCATGATGTGTATTTGTCTTCTGAATCGTCTCCTGATAGTCAGGAAGGGTTTCACCCGCAGAATTCCGGAGATGAGTGTGAGCTCGAGGTGGATGGTGGGTTCTGGAATACGCCGTTACCGCATGAGCAGCATGCACTTTTCCATCGCCACGACGGAGAAAGCTCAACTATTCGAACTAGCGGGCCAGCGACAGCTGAAGGAAATAGAGACCAAGTAGTAACAGGTCCATCCACACAAGGGCCCTCATTAAATGGGTCGGATTGTATGGGCCGCATGGTCCAAGATGCGATAGAATTGGAAAGGAGCCTACTCTTGGGAACCTCGTTTCTTAAAGCGACCTATGAACTTGACGACCAATTGCAATCCGCCATTATAACACAGCCTACTGCGTTTGATTCAACCCTCGCTGGCTGTGCATACAACCAAGGTAGTCCTGGCTTGTCTCCAACAAATGACCAGGGCGACTGGTTACCCTCACCCACCCAGATTACACAAGGCTGTGACCTATTCTTCAAACATGTTTCACatttcctcccttttctgCACCAACCGACATTTGACGCCACACGTGTGCCTCTACACTTACTCCTCAGTATTCTTTCTCTCGGCTACCAACACGGGGAAGACCCAGAATGTGGAGATCAAACCGGCTCAGGCGCAAGCCTATCCACCCGCTGCTTTCACCAAGCTCGTGCTCTCACTGTTGCCgaggaaaacaagacagaCCAGCCAAGACAGAACACCACCCTCATCCAATCATACCTACTCCTACAAATATGCGCCATGATGTACCTCTGCGGCGAAGACTCAGCAAGAGGCCTCAAAATGCATTCAAACATGATATCCCTCGCACGAGCAGGAGCCCTCATGAAACCAATGCCAACCGAATCCTCAACAACCGAAGACCTAGAAGCACTATGGCGAGAATTCATCAAGTCCGAATCCCACAAACGAACCTCCTTCGCTGTGCACCAGATCGACGCCCTCTGGTAccaattcctctccatcccccGCTCCATCTCCCATCTAGAAGTCAAGCACGACCTCCCCTGCCCGGAAGCCCAATGGACAGCCCCCTCCGCCGCAGAATGGGCACATCGACACCTTGTCGCCAGGAACCCTGGACCGGCAGTCCCGTACCCAGACGCAGTCCGCCGGTTTCTCTCTTCCGACGCCAGCCCAGACACCATCCCCACATTCGACCCATACGGCGCCATTAACATCGCACAATTTCTCATCTCCAGCGCAAGAGAAGTATCAGGCTGGTCCACCATGACGGGAATGCTGAGCATGGACCGACTCGACGCTCTCCGATCATCACTAATTGCCCTGGGTCCCTTTATCCGTCCGCAACCCGAGACCCCAAGGGCAATGCACGCGACGGCAACATGGGAGACAGCCATGATCGAGCTTCATCTCTGGTCACCAGCTCATACAGGCGGTATCGTGGCTTCGAGTCTCAATGCTGTGGTCACCCAATCGACTTCTCTTGCGCCTTCTTATGAGTTCCTCTGGGAGGCCGATACGGCGAAGGCTATTCAGCCACATGTTGATTGGTTCTTGCGGTATTTGGATACGACGCTGGAACCGGATATGGAGGCGCCTTGGGTGGCGGTGTATGCGTATAAGGCGTTTTTGATTGCTTGGCAGCTTGTACGGGGAGGTATTCCGAATGCGATGCTTGTTGCTGGAATCGCGGatggggatgtggaggggGCGCTGGGGTGGGCGAGGAAAGTCTTTAGGAGGAGGCAGAGATGGCAGCTTGGGAGGCTTATATTGACTTGTTTGGATGGGTTGGGGGATTGA
- a CDS encoding prolyl hydroxylase family protein (predicted protein) has translation MAKSKAAKRKRNAQVELPQKVPKAAPTLTPPPDGEPKHLKTVVPDEDLEITIDTLTTLAQYPALTKSKACKDLRAAVYDFRQACTTGVNAAEGANLTARITGALADEKYIDAKILLAEMRIRGEQPKIGALCRWVRDLDVVSGLSTQPDAIDRVPLERSAKELELLRVLDAILRVSTPIDTNPDAVDSTSPIAFQSIWDLRPSSAPLPVYASVLDKSILADAPKSPSALRVIETTPGPLRKPPNHHPAILYTSAPNAVPLAPVGPTITYHPHPAVPGLGLALNVLSPAECKAIIAAGESVNFLPDAPLREDGDMSILAHNFYWVVDTTFHDMLWARISSYVPQSINGRLARGINRRFRVYRYVPGAEYRCHIDGAWPPSGILPDDTYVYDASPEDKRQSSMYTFLLYLNDEFEGGETTFFMPAAREGTLNAYPVRPVMGAVAIFPHGEANGALLHEGTGVRKGAKYIIRTDVEYDVKPCEE, from the exons ATGGCCAAATCCAAAGCCGCCAAGCGCAAGCGCAACGCGCAAGTCGAGCTTCCACAAAAAGTCCCAAAGGCCGCTCCTACACTGACACCTCCTCCCGATGGCGAGCCCAAACACCTCAAGACGGTCGTGCCAGACGAGGATCTCGAGATCACGATCGACACGCTCACGACTCTTGCACAATACCCGGCCCTGACCAAGTCGAAGGCATGTAAGGACCTGCGAGCTGCAGTCTATGACTTCCGTCAGGCGTGCACTACGGGCGTCAATGCTGCTG AGGGCGCAAACTTAACGGCACGAATCACCGGTGCTCTAGCCGACGAGAAATACATCGATGCTAAGATCCTACTCGCTGAGATGAGAATCCGGGGCGAACAACCCAAGATCGGAGCCTTGTGTCGCTGGGTCCGGGATCTAGATGTCGTCAGCGGTCTCTCAACGCAACCCGATGCAATTGATCGTGTCCCCCTTGAGCGCAGCGCAAAGGAATTGGAACTCCTCCGCGTCCTCGATGCTATCCTGCGCGTCAGCACCCCCATTGACACCAACCCGGATGCCGTCGACTCCACCTCTCCCATCGCCTTCCAGTCCATCTGGGACCTCCGCCCCTCGTCCGCGCCCCTCCCCGTCTACGCCTCAGTGCTTGACAAATCCATTCTAGCCGACGCGCCCAAGTCGCCATCGGCCCTCCGCGTCATCGAGACTACTCCCGGCCCACTCCGCAAACCTCCAAACCACCATCCCGCCATCCTTTATACCTCCGCCCCGAACGCCGTCCCACTGGCCCCCGTCGGCCCAACCATAACATACCACCCACACCCCGCCGTGCCAGGCCTTGGCCTAGCCCTAAATGTCCTCTCCCCCGCCGAATGCAAAGCAATTATTGCGGCAGGTGAATCCGTCAATTTCCTACCGGACGCGCCCCTCCGCGAAGATGGCGACATGAGCATCCTAGCCCACAATTTTTACTGGGTTGTCGACACCACTTTCCACGACATGCTCTGGGCACGAATCTCCAGTTACGTACCTCAGTCGATCAACGGCCGTCTAGCCCGAGGTATCAACCGCCGCTTCCGTGTATACCGATACGTCCCCGGTGCTGAGTACCGGTGCCACATTGACGGTGCCTGGCCGCCGTCTGGCATTCTTCCCGATGACACGTATGTATATGATGCCTCGCCCGAGGATAAGAGGCAGAGCTCTATGTACACCTTCCTACTATATCTGAATGATGAGTTCGAGGGCGGAGAgacgaccttcttcatgccTGCTGCGCGGGAGGGAACCCTTAATGCGTACCCGGTGCGACCTGTCATGGGAGCCGTTGCGATTTTCCCGCATGGAGAGGCCAATGGGGCCTTGTTACATGAGGGGACTGGGGTAAGGAAGGGTGCGAAGTATATCATCAGGACGGACGTAGAGTATGATGTTAAGCCTTGCGAAGAGTAA
- a CDS encoding uncharacterized protein (predicted protein), translated as MAPAAPFNPPSADLPGKPFVPEWVPPPVTKEKHNFAELKSIDLSLLDSEDPAVVDDLVQQVKVAIRDDGFLFLENYGVSLEQVSNASYEENSNSIDCPRRTKSAFFSTPIAESGLVTSIRMDLR; from the exons ATGGCACCCGCAGCCCCCTTCAACCCACCGTCTGCCGACCTTCCCGGCAAGCCTTTTGTGCCAGAATGGGTCCCCCCTCCTGTCACTAAGGAAAAGCATAACTTTGCCGAGCTCAAGTCGATTGATCTTTCGCTTCTTGATTCAGAGGACCCAGCTGTTGTGGATGACCTTGTCCAACAGGTCAAAGTAGCTATCCGCGATGACGGATTTTTGTTCCTTGAGAACTATGGAGTCTCTTTAGAGCAGGTAAGTAATGCAAGCTACGAAGAGAATAGCAACAGCATTGACTGTC cGAGGAGGACAAAGAGcgccttcttttccaccccGATAGCGGAAAGTGGTCTGGTTACAAGCATCCGTATGGATTTAAGGTAA